A genome region from Paludibacterium sp. B53371 includes the following:
- a CDS encoding DsbC family protein, with the protein MNKTLIRLALAGIMPALLSCSANADNNAGNASLTAVKKAFEQRFSDRKVLDVRPTPLKGIYEVDVQGNQVVYVDQKVSYLFVGDLIDVKSGQSLTEARQADLSQVSWNSLPLNDAIKEVRGNGARKLAVFTDPDCPFCHQLEKQSLAGVDNVTIYTFLFPLTQLHPDALHKSQQIWCAEDSLKAWKSWMDDGVKPVGEGKCATPIERNLALGEKLGVNGTPALIFGNGRLVAGAIPKAQLEQLLDAR; encoded by the coding sequence ATGAACAAAACCCTGATTCGCCTGGCGCTGGCCGGGATCATGCCGGCTCTGCTGTCCTGCAGCGCCAATGCCGACAACAATGCGGGCAATGCCAGCCTGACGGCGGTGAAAAAGGCCTTCGAGCAACGTTTCAGCGACCGCAAGGTGCTGGATGTGCGCCCCACGCCGCTCAAGGGTATTTATGAGGTGGATGTCCAGGGTAATCAGGTGGTGTATGTCGACCAGAAGGTCAGCTATCTGTTTGTCGGCGATCTGATCGATGTCAAGAGTGGTCAAAGCCTGACCGAGGCACGTCAGGCCGATCTGAGCCAGGTGTCCTGGAATAGCCTGCCGCTGAATGATGCCATCAAGGAAGTGCGCGGCAACGGCGCCCGCAAGCTGGCGGTCTTTACCGATCCGGACTGTCCGTTCTGCCACCAGCTGGAAAAGCAGAGTCTCGCCGGTGTGGACAATGTCACCATCTACACCTTCCTGTTTCCGCTGACCCAGCTGCATCCGGATGCGTTGCACAAATCGCAGCAAATCTGGTGTGCTGAAGATTCTCTCAAGGCCTGGAAGTCCTGGATGGATGATGGCGTGAAGCCGGTTGGCGAAGGCAAGTGCGCGACGCCGATCGAGCGAAACCTGGCTTTGGGTGAAAAGCTGGGGGTAAATGGCACGCCGGCCCTGATCTTCGGAAATGGGCGCCTGGTGGCCGGCGCGATTCCCAAGGCTCAGCTGGAGCAACTGCTCGACGCGCGCTGA
- a CDS encoding acyl-CoA-binding protein: protein MSDLQTLFTQAQADVKTLSERPDNQTLLQLYALFKQATEGDAHGERPGMMDFINRAKFDAWEKLKGTSADEAMQGYIDVVKGLLEA, encoded by the coding sequence ATGTCTGATCTGCAAACCCTGTTCACCCAGGCTCAGGCCGATGTCAAAACCCTGTCCGAGCGCCCGGACAATCAGACCCTGCTGCAGCTCTACGCCCTGTTCAAGCAGGCGACCGAAGGCGATGCCCATGGCGAACGTCCCGGCATGATGGATTTCATCAACCGCGCCAAGTTCGATGCCTGGGAAAAGCTCAAGGGCACCTCTGCCGATGAGGCCATGCAAGGCTACATCGACGTGGTCAAGGGCCTGCTCGAAGCCTGA
- a CDS encoding ATP-binding cassette domain-containing protein, which produces MSMIQWQGLSLVFPHKTCFSEFSGQLDWGCRIAIVGDNGSGKSSLLRMLAGLQSPSEGRLQMEPLLRLGHVPQVLDGDLKLSGGQRVNQALSQALAEQPDLLLLDEPSNHLDTANRRAMLRMLQHFHGGLLLVTHDETWMNTLCDTLWIVADGQIRVFHGRYQDYLAERAGQHAALQRQRDLLRREQQGAHQRLMQEQQRASHARQRGEKAIRERRWATVKSATKLGRGNTTAVDNRADLLTRQQTLGDELARLSPGEVISPAFFLPPQARHARGPVVQVSDGLIGHERVIAGPLHLVIRSGERWLLGGANGSGKSTLARALLGETALRLGGQWQTPPRQEIGYLDQHYANLPADQTVLAVLQQTVPDWAPSALRHHLSRFLFRGDGAVQTLVRALSGGERARLSLACLAARPPQLLILDEISNNLDGRARQHVTSILHDYPGTLLLISHDEALVQQLGEMRRLNL; this is translated from the coding sequence ATGTCGATGATTCAATGGCAAGGCCTGAGCCTTGTCTTCCCCCATAAAACCTGCTTCAGCGAATTTTCCGGCCAACTGGACTGGGGCTGCCGCATTGCCATTGTCGGTGATAACGGCAGCGGCAAATCGTCGTTGCTGCGAATGTTGGCCGGCCTGCAGTCACCCTCCGAGGGCCGGCTGCAGATGGAGCCCTTGCTGCGTCTGGGCCATGTGCCACAGGTACTGGATGGTGACCTGAAGCTCAGTGGCGGCCAGCGGGTGAACCAGGCGCTCAGCCAGGCCCTGGCAGAACAGCCCGATCTGTTGTTGCTCGACGAGCCCAGCAATCATCTGGATACCGCCAACCGCCGTGCCATGCTGCGCATGCTGCAGCATTTTCACGGCGGATTGCTGCTGGTCACGCACGATGAAACCTGGATGAACACATTGTGTGACACCCTGTGGATCGTCGCCGATGGCCAGATCCGGGTGTTTCACGGCCGCTATCAGGACTACCTGGCTGAACGTGCCGGCCAGCATGCCGCCCTGCAACGGCAGCGCGACCTGCTGCGGCGCGAACAGCAGGGTGCCCACCAGCGGTTGATGCAGGAGCAACAGCGAGCCAGCCATGCCCGTCAGCGCGGTGAAAAGGCCATCCGCGAACGGCGCTGGGCGACCGTCAAGTCGGCGACCAAGCTGGGGCGAGGCAACACCACGGCGGTCGACAACCGGGCTGACCTACTGACTCGGCAACAGACGCTGGGGGACGAACTGGCGCGCCTCAGTCCTGGCGAGGTGATCAGTCCGGCGTTTTTCCTGCCCCCGCAAGCCCGACATGCCCGGGGACCGGTGGTGCAGGTGAGTGATGGCCTGATTGGCCATGAGCGAGTGATCGCCGGACCACTGCATCTGGTGATCCGGTCGGGCGAGCGCTGGCTGCTCGGTGGTGCCAACGGCAGCGGCAAATCCACGCTGGCGCGCGCACTGCTCGGCGAGACGGCCTTGCGTCTGGGTGGACAGTGGCAGACACCGCCAAGGCAGGAGATCGGCTATCTCGATCAACACTATGCCAACCTGCCCGCCGACCAGACTGTCCTGGCGGTATTGCAGCAGACGGTTCCCGACTGGGCGCCCAGTGCGCTGCGCCACCACCTGAGCCGGTTCCTGTTTCGTGGTGATGGCGCGGTGCAGACCCTGGTCCGTGCCCTGTCTGGTGGCGAGCGCGCACGGCTGTCGCTGGCCTGTCTGGCTGCTCGTCCACCACAGTTGTTGATTCTGGACGAGATCAGCAACAACCTGGATGGCCGGGCGCGCCAGCATGTGACCTCGATCCTGCATGACTATCCGGGCACCCTGCTGCTGATCAGCCACGATGAGGCACTGGTGCAACAACTGGGGGAAATGCGGCGCCTGAATTTGTAA
- a CDS encoding DHA2 family efflux MFS transporter permease subunit — protein MASTDTLTAGVGPRPHDALPWLAATAFFMQMLDTTILNTALPAIATDLQRSPLEMESTVISYALTVALLIPLSGWLADRFGCRRVFMAAVGLFSLGSLLCALSGSLPMLVAMRVLQGVGGAMMMPVARLALLRSYPRSQFLAVMSTVTMPGLLGPVLGPLLGGWLVTHASWHWIFLINLPIGLVGLLMAPRVMSDHKAPHHPFDWPGFLLFAFALVGLSFGLDLIGAAHALVLALPALLAGSLLLLAYVRHARRHAEPLFDLAMFQTRGFRIGIFGNILCRLGTGGITLLIPLLLQVCFGYGADTAGWMLAPVALAAILAKPLITRGLPRIGYRRTLIVTSLLTVLSIASFALFAADMPLPWMLPSLVLFGGVSSMQMTAMNTLAVADLSSRHTSMGNTVLSVAQQLSVSFGLAISASALQLFHPAHVSQGAALTPAFRATFVLLSGLTLLSTLIFLRLKPQDGAAHAVRPVAAGGH, from the coding sequence ATGGCTTCAACCGATACCCTCACGGCAGGGGTGGGGCCACGCCCGCATGATGCCTTGCCCTGGCTGGCCGCCACGGCTTTTTTCATGCAGATGCTGGACACCACCATTCTCAATACCGCCCTGCCTGCGATTGCCACCGATCTGCAGCGTTCGCCGCTGGAGATGGAGTCGACCGTCATCAGCTATGCGCTGACCGTGGCGCTGCTGATCCCGCTCAGCGGCTGGCTGGCCGATCGTTTCGGCTGCCGGCGCGTGTTCATGGCGGCGGTCGGCCTGTTCTCCCTGGGCTCCCTGCTGTGCGCCCTGTCGGGCTCGCTGCCGATGCTGGTGGCCATGCGCGTGCTGCAGGGGGTGGGGGGCGCCATGATGATGCCGGTCGCCCGTCTGGCCCTGCTGCGCAGTTATCCGCGCAGCCAGTTTCTGGCCGTCATGAGTACCGTGACCATGCCGGGCCTGCTCGGCCCCGTGCTGGGCCCCTTGCTGGGCGGCTGGCTGGTGACCCATGCCAGCTGGCACTGGATTTTCCTGATCAACCTGCCGATCGGCCTAGTCGGTTTGCTGATGGCGCCACGCGTCATGTCCGATCACAAGGCGCCGCACCATCCCTTCGACTGGCCCGGTTTCCTGCTGTTTGCCTTTGCCCTGGTCGGACTCTCCTTTGGCCTGGACCTGATCGGCGCCGCCCATGCCCTGGTGCTGGCCCTGCCGGCCTTGCTGGCCGGCTCCCTGCTGCTGCTGGCCTATGTGCGTCATGCACGCCGGCATGCCGAGCCGCTTTTTGATCTGGCGATGTTCCAGACCCGTGGCTTCCGCATCGGCATCTTCGGCAATATCCTGTGTCGTCTCGGCACCGGTGGCATCACGCTGCTGATCCCGCTGCTGCTGCAGGTCTGCTTCGGCTACGGTGCCGATACTGCCGGCTGGATGCTGGCGCCGGTGGCCCTGGCCGCGATTCTCGCCAAGCCGCTGATCACCCGGGGCCTGCCGCGTATTGGCTATCGCCGCACCCTGATCGTGACCAGTCTGCTGACCGTGCTGAGCATTGCGTCTTTTGCGCTGTTTGCTGCCGACATGCCACTGCCCTGGATGCTGCCATCGCTGGTATTGTTCGGCGGGGTCAGCTCAATGCAGATGACTGCCATGAATACCCTGGCAGTGGCCGACCTGAGTTCGCGTCATACCAGCATGGGTAATACGGTGCTGAGTGTGGCACAACAACTGTCGGTCAGCTTTGGTCTGGCGATTTCGGCCAGTGCGCTGCAGTTGTTTCACCCGGCGCATGTCAGCCAGGGCGCGGCACTGACGCCAGCGTTTCGCGCCACCTTTGTGCTGCTGTCCGGGCTGACCTTGCTTTCGACGCTGATCTTCCTGCGTCTCAAACCACAGGATGGCGCAGCGCATGCGGTGCGCCCTGTGGCAGCCGGCGGTCACTGA
- a CDS encoding LD-carboxypeptidase: MSHLLSACSTPAQPGRAPATAPVVRLMALGGPMTDRARVERGVAALQSLGFQLDNLPALTRRESRFAGTVDERAADLNALADPSLPMPDLIMATRGGFGAIQLLDRLDYARLGPRLRAAGTLVMGYSDNTAVQLALLARAGVISLSGPVLYADFGASPLSAFTQQWLREVLTHDHYTLRIDVPQSMASGQLDGTLWGGNLSTLVSLVGTPYLPQPQDGLLFLEDVGEDVYKVDRMLEQLRLAGVLGRQRAILLGHFSAQRSDGFDPQGYSMATLANRLARQLGIPVLSGLPIGHVADIVPIPIGARGELRIDATGYTLNVSGYPALKRLPAAWTANAATTQ; the protein is encoded by the coding sequence ATGAGTCATCTGTTGTCTGCCTGCTCCACCCCCGCGCAGCCGGGGCGTGCCCCGGCAACGGCACCGGTCGTGCGCCTGATGGCGCTTGGCGGGCCGATGACCGACCGTGCCCGCGTCGAGCGCGGGGTTGCTGCCCTGCAGTCCCTGGGCTTCCAGCTGGATAACCTGCCCGCACTGACACGGCGCGAATCGCGTTTTGCCGGCACGGTCGATGAGCGTGCTGCCGACCTCAATGCCCTGGCCGATCCGTCCCTGCCCATGCCCGATCTGATCATGGCGACGCGCGGCGGTTTTGGCGCCATCCAGTTGCTGGACCGGCTCGACTACGCCCGCCTCGGCCCGCGCCTGCGCGCCGCCGGTACCCTGGTCATGGGTTACAGCGACAATACGGCCGTGCAACTGGCCTTGCTGGCTCGTGCCGGGGTGATCTCGCTGTCCGGACCGGTGTTGTATGCCGATTTCGGTGCCAGCCCGCTGTCGGCCTTCACTCAGCAGTGGCTGCGCGAGGTGTTGACGCATGATCACTACACCCTGCGCATCGATGTTCCTCAGTCCATGGCCAGCGGCCAGCTGGACGGCACCCTGTGGGGCGGCAATCTCTCGACCCTGGTCAGCCTGGTTGGCACGCCCTATCTGCCGCAGCCGCAGGATGGCCTGTTGTTCCTCGAGGATGTCGGCGAAGATGTTTACAAGGTCGACCGCATGCTCGAACAGTTGCGCCTGGCGGGTGTGCTCGGCCGTCAGCGGGCGATTTTGCTGGGGCATTTCAGTGCCCAGCGCAGCGATGGTTTTGATCCGCAGGGCTACAGCATGGCGACGCTGGCCAATCGACTGGCCCGCCAGTTGGGCATCCCGGTGCTCAGCGGCCTGCCGATTGGTCATGTTGCCGACATCGTGCCGATCCCCATCGGTGCCCGGGGCGAACTGCGCATCGATGCCACCGGCTACACCCTCAACGTCAGCGGCTATCCGGCGCTCAAGCGCCTGCCCGCAGCCTGGACCGCCAACGCGGCCACTACTCAGTAA